A genomic region of Xiphophorus couchianus chromosome 9, X_couchianus-1.0, whole genome shotgun sequence contains the following coding sequences:
- the atpaf1 gene encoding ATP synthase mitochondrial F1 complex assembly factor 1: MWDGSDGKMSAALIQMSCLYRGMLAVRAIGTRTLIPGLVPEQFRAFSVRKDPELVENPFYNKYQDKIQKLRSAKPQEYKERLEKRHEAKKDVLGHSKQAEFVQLMEQEFEKRDKMAAGDGASGAFTKNKTLGSILNLEMIKDKTGEEISQLWMQFYSTKDTISAAIPSQMYEVIFNRSKSCPMFLYALPQKEGYEFFVGQWSRHELHFTSLINIQTLSENAPSQLILYHYPELKEEKGIVLMTAEMDPKFITVHQAQCLANQVQLFYGTQKQETYRLVETLNHQPEDFKHMSVIAELEQSGLGSAGAPGGS, translated from the exons ATGTGGGACGGCAGCGATGGAAAGATGTCGGCGGCGTTGATCCAGATGTCATGTCTCTATCGGGGCATGTTGGCCGTCAGGGCCATTGGCACCAGGACGCTGATTCCCGGGCTGGTCCCAGAACAGTTTCGGGCCTTCTCTGTACGAAAGGATCCGGAGCTGGTGGAGAATCCGTTCTACAACAAGTACCAGGACAAGATCCAGAAGCTGCGCAG tGCGAAACCCCAGGAATATAAGGAGCGACTGGAGAAGCGGCATGAGGCCAAGAAGGATGTCCTGGGACACTCCAAGCAGGCAGAGTTCGTCCAGCTCATGGAGCAGGAG TTTGAGAAAAGAGATAAGATGGCAGCTGGTGATGGAGCATCTGgagcttttacaaaaaataaa ACATTAGGTTCCATCCTTAATCTGGAGATGATCAAGGACAAGACTGGCGAGGAGATCTCACAG CTTTGGATGCAGTTTTATTCAACCAAAGACACGATCAGCGCCGCCATTCCA TCCCAGATGTATGAAGTGATTTTCAACAGATCCAAATCCTGCCCCATG TTCCTTTACGCACTGCCTCAGAAGGAGGGCTATGAGTTCTTTGTGGGTCAGTGGTCCAGACATGAGCTGCACTTCACCTCACTCATAAACATCCAG ACGCTTAGCGAGAACGCTCCGAGTCAGCTGATCCTCTACCACTACCCGGagctgaaggaggagaaggGCATCGTGCTCATGACAGCAGAGATGGATCCCAAGTTCATC ACTGTCCACCAGGCTCAGTGCTTGGCCAATCAGGTGCAGCTGTTCTACGGCACACAGAAGCAGGAGACGTACCGATTGGTGGAGACGTTGAACCACCAGCCTGAAGACTTTAAGCACATGTCGGTGATAGCAGAGCTGGAGCAGAGTGGGCTGGGGTCAGCAGGCGCCCCGGGGGGCTCCTAA
- the rhpn1 gene encoding rhophilin-1 isoform X1 has translation MEGPATRDFELSLSDGASDDDDMPLTLPTDSSHSGSIRKGCDPFAQTQRSKLQHRRARINQQINKEMRMRAGAENLFRATTNNKVKETVALELSFVNSNLQLLKEELEELNSNMEVYQTDSDAISVPMIPLGLKETKEVDFTVPIQDFICEHYREDSSLYDKEIKEMIELRQAMRTPSRNQAGLELLMEYYNQLYYVDQRFFSSHRNLGVHFHWYDSLTGVPSSQRALAFEKGSVLFNIGALHTQIGARQDRSATTSIDKAVDAFQRAAGAFNYLKENFSNAPSLDMSALSLSMLVRLMVAQVQECVFERITITSRDTKFTSQLQLAQEAAQVSDVYSLVHQTMTQPLMKDYVPFSWASMVQVKSEHFRALSHYYAAAALCDHTVSSDGEECDEESDKAFLKFYVNIASGQTLSQILQDPEKRRKLGKAHLRRAVMRHEEAMRVHSLCKILRKMDILQDVLCQTHKRSLEKYLELDREDDFDEIAEAPEIQAYTQQKPDITPPSFTTVQVSDIFQRLGPLSVFCARARWGPPRVISLQKREGGMGLTLRGDSPVLVAGVVPGGCAEEAGLREGDYIVAVDGQDCKWAKHGEVVLMLTSSSDREVEISVVTLHSHDTQVERKAAMLSHSRDKENSRQRLLGGAKGQSSASLLNWNRKKKREGSGVAKKLGSTFSLSFGNIRDTEAMY, from the exons ATGGAGGGACCTGCCACAAG AGACTTTGAGTTATCTCTGTCAGACGGCGCCTCGGACGACGACGACATGCCCTTGACGCTGCCAACAGACAGCAGCCACAGCGGGAGCATCCGCAAG GGCTGTGATCCCTTCGCTCAGACTCAGCGCAGTAAACTGCAGCATCGACGAGCTCGCATCAACCAGCAGATCAACAAGGAGATGCGCATGAGAGCAGGAGCGGAGAATCTTTTTAG ggCAACAACCAACAACAAGGTGAAGGAGACGGTGGCTCTGGAGCTCAGTTTTGTCAACTCCAACCTGCAGCTGCTCAAAGAAGAGCTGGAAGAGCTGAACAGCAACATGGAGGTCTACCAGACAGACAG TGATGCCATCAGTGTTCCCATGATCCCCCTTGGCCTTAAAGAAACCAAAGAAGTGGACTTTACTGTTCCCATCCAG GATTTCATCTGTGAGCACTACAGAGAGGACAGCAGTCTGTATGACAAGGAGATCAAAGAGATGATTGAACTCAGACAG gCGATGCGCACACCCAGTCGAAACCAGGCTGGACTAGAACTGCTGATGGAGTACTACAATCAGCTGTACTATGTGGACCAACGCTTCTTCTCCTCACACAGGAACCTGGGCGTTCACTTTCACTG GTATGACTCTCTGACGGGGGTCCCGTCGTCCCAGCGTGCGCTGGCTTTTGAGAAGGGAAGCGTGCTGTTCAACATCGGAGCCCTGCACACGCAGATCGGAGCGCGGCAGGATCGCTCCGCTACAACCAGCATCGACAAGGCCGTCGATGCCTTTCAGCGAGCTGCAG GTGCATTTAATTACCTTAAGGAGAACTTCTCAAATGCTCCAAGTCTGGACATGAGCGCTCTGTCTCTCAGCATGCTGGTTCGCCTAATGGTTGCCCAGGTGCAGGAGTGTGTGTTTGAACGCATCACAATCACCTCGCGGGACACTAAGTTTACCTCCCAACTCCAGCTGGCACAAGAAGCTGCACAG GTGTCGGATGTTTACTCGCTGGTGCACCAGACGATGACACAACCCCTGATGAAGGACTATGTGCCATTTTCATGGGCTTCCATGGTTCAGGTCAAATCTGAACACTTCCGTGCTCTTTCACACTATTATGCTGCTGCTGCGCTCTGCGACCACACAG TATCTTCTGACGGAGAGGAGTGTGATGAGGAGTCAGACAAGGCCTTCCTCAAGTTTTATGTCAACATTGCTTCAGGGCAAACTCTCAGCCAGATCCTACAGGATCCTGAAAAAAGGCGAAAGCTCG GTAAAGCCCACCTTCGGCGTGCGGTTATGAGGCACGAGGAGGCCATGCGTGTCCACAGTCTGTGTAAGATCCTGAGGAAGATGGACATCCTGCAGGACGTTCTATGTCAAACACACAAACGTTCCTTGGAGAAGTACTTGGAGCTGGACCGCGAAGATGACTTTGATGAAATAGCAGAAGCCCCAGAGATACAAG CTTATACTCAGCAGAAACCAGACATCACTCCACCAAGCTTCACTACAGTCCAGGTTTCTGACATCTTTCAAAGACTG GGTCCCTTGTCAGTGTTCTGTGCAAGGGCCCGCTGGGGGCCCCCAAGGGTAATCTCCCTGCAGAAAAGAGAAGGTGGGATGGGTCTCACACTTCGAGGGGACTCCCCTGTCTTGGTTGCTGGAGTCGTACCTGGAGGCTGTGCAGAG GAGGCAGGACTAAGAGAGGGAGACTACATTGTAGCAGTGGATGGACAAGACTGTAAGTGGGCCAAACATGGGGAGGTGGTCCTCATGCTGACAAGCAGCAGTGACAGAGAAGTAGAGATCAGTGTGGTGACGTTACACTCACATGACACACAG GTGGAGAGAAAGGCGGCCATGTTGTCCCACAgcagagacaaagaaaacagtCGCCAAAGGCTGCTGGGCGGGGCCAAGGGACAGAGCTCCGCCTCCTTGTTGAACTggaacaggaagaaaaagagggaaGGCAGCGGTGTCGCCAAGAAACTGGGAAGCACTTTTAGTTTGTCTTTTGGAAATATCCGTGACACGGAGGCCATGTACTGA
- the rhpn1 gene encoding rhophilin-1 isoform X2: MPLTLPTDSSHSGSIRKGCDPFAQTQRSKLQHRRARINQQINKEMRMRAGAENLFRATTNNKVKETVALELSFVNSNLQLLKEELEELNSNMEVYQTDSDAISVPMIPLGLKETKEVDFTVPIQDFICEHYREDSSLYDKEIKEMIELRQAMRTPSRNQAGLELLMEYYNQLYYVDQRFFSSHRNLGVHFHWYDSLTGVPSSQRALAFEKGSVLFNIGALHTQIGARQDRSATTSIDKAVDAFQRAAGAFNYLKENFSNAPSLDMSALSLSMLVRLMVAQVQECVFERITITSRDTKFTSQLQLAQEAAQVSDVYSLVHQTMTQPLMKDYVPFSWASMVQVKSEHFRALSHYYAAAALCDHTVSSDGEECDEESDKAFLKFYVNIASGQTLSQILQDPEKRRKLGKAHLRRAVMRHEEAMRVHSLCKILRKMDILQDVLCQTHKRSLEKYLELDREDDFDEIAEAPEIQAYTQQKPDITPPSFTTVQVSDIFQRLGPLSVFCARARWGPPRVISLQKREGGMGLTLRGDSPVLVAGVVPGGCAEEAGLREGDYIVAVDGQDCKWAKHGEVVLMLTSSSDREVEISVVTLHSHDTQVERKAAMLSHSRDKENSRQRLLGGAKGQSSASLLNWNRKKKREGSGVAKKLGSTFSLSFGNIRDTEAMY, encoded by the exons ATGCCCTTGACGCTGCCAACAGACAGCAGCCACAGCGGGAGCATCCGCAAG GGCTGTGATCCCTTCGCTCAGACTCAGCGCAGTAAACTGCAGCATCGACGAGCTCGCATCAACCAGCAGATCAACAAGGAGATGCGCATGAGAGCAGGAGCGGAGAATCTTTTTAG ggCAACAACCAACAACAAGGTGAAGGAGACGGTGGCTCTGGAGCTCAGTTTTGTCAACTCCAACCTGCAGCTGCTCAAAGAAGAGCTGGAAGAGCTGAACAGCAACATGGAGGTCTACCAGACAGACAG TGATGCCATCAGTGTTCCCATGATCCCCCTTGGCCTTAAAGAAACCAAAGAAGTGGACTTTACTGTTCCCATCCAG GATTTCATCTGTGAGCACTACAGAGAGGACAGCAGTCTGTATGACAAGGAGATCAAAGAGATGATTGAACTCAGACAG gCGATGCGCACACCCAGTCGAAACCAGGCTGGACTAGAACTGCTGATGGAGTACTACAATCAGCTGTACTATGTGGACCAACGCTTCTTCTCCTCACACAGGAACCTGGGCGTTCACTTTCACTG GTATGACTCTCTGACGGGGGTCCCGTCGTCCCAGCGTGCGCTGGCTTTTGAGAAGGGAAGCGTGCTGTTCAACATCGGAGCCCTGCACACGCAGATCGGAGCGCGGCAGGATCGCTCCGCTACAACCAGCATCGACAAGGCCGTCGATGCCTTTCAGCGAGCTGCAG GTGCATTTAATTACCTTAAGGAGAACTTCTCAAATGCTCCAAGTCTGGACATGAGCGCTCTGTCTCTCAGCATGCTGGTTCGCCTAATGGTTGCCCAGGTGCAGGAGTGTGTGTTTGAACGCATCACAATCACCTCGCGGGACACTAAGTTTACCTCCCAACTCCAGCTGGCACAAGAAGCTGCACAG GTGTCGGATGTTTACTCGCTGGTGCACCAGACGATGACACAACCCCTGATGAAGGACTATGTGCCATTTTCATGGGCTTCCATGGTTCAGGTCAAATCTGAACACTTCCGTGCTCTTTCACACTATTATGCTGCTGCTGCGCTCTGCGACCACACAG TATCTTCTGACGGAGAGGAGTGTGATGAGGAGTCAGACAAGGCCTTCCTCAAGTTTTATGTCAACATTGCTTCAGGGCAAACTCTCAGCCAGATCCTACAGGATCCTGAAAAAAGGCGAAAGCTCG GTAAAGCCCACCTTCGGCGTGCGGTTATGAGGCACGAGGAGGCCATGCGTGTCCACAGTCTGTGTAAGATCCTGAGGAAGATGGACATCCTGCAGGACGTTCTATGTCAAACACACAAACGTTCCTTGGAGAAGTACTTGGAGCTGGACCGCGAAGATGACTTTGATGAAATAGCAGAAGCCCCAGAGATACAAG CTTATACTCAGCAGAAACCAGACATCACTCCACCAAGCTTCACTACAGTCCAGGTTTCTGACATCTTTCAAAGACTG GGTCCCTTGTCAGTGTTCTGTGCAAGGGCCCGCTGGGGGCCCCCAAGGGTAATCTCCCTGCAGAAAAGAGAAGGTGGGATGGGTCTCACACTTCGAGGGGACTCCCCTGTCTTGGTTGCTGGAGTCGTACCTGGAGGCTGTGCAGAG GAGGCAGGACTAAGAGAGGGAGACTACATTGTAGCAGTGGATGGACAAGACTGTAAGTGGGCCAAACATGGGGAGGTGGTCCTCATGCTGACAAGCAGCAGTGACAGAGAAGTAGAGATCAGTGTGGTGACGTTACACTCACATGACACACAG GTGGAGAGAAAGGCGGCCATGTTGTCCCACAgcagagacaaagaaaacagtCGCCAAAGGCTGCTGGGCGGGGCCAAGGGACAGAGCTCCGCCTCCTTGTTGAACTggaacaggaagaaaaagagggaaGGCAGCGGTGTCGCCAAGAAACTGGGAAGCACTTTTAGTTTGTCTTTTGGAAATATCCGTGACACGGAGGCCATGTACTGA